A genomic window from Maylandia zebra isolate NMK-2024a linkage group LG20, Mzebra_GT3a, whole genome shotgun sequence includes:
- the camta1a gene encoding calmodulin-binding transcription activator 1 isoform X7, with product MAAENKPEDEHGHLKIYLPKKLLECLPKCTSLPKERHRWNTNEEIAAYLITFEKHEEWLTTSPKTRPQNGSMILYNRKKVKYRKDGYCWKKRKDGKTTREDHMKLKVQGVECLYGCYVHSSIIPTFHRRCYWLLQNPDIVLVHYLNVPAIEDCGKPCGPILCSINTDKKEWAKWTKEELIGQLKPMFHGIKWTCSNGNSSSGFSVEQLVQQILDSHQTKPPPRTHNCLCTGTLGAGSSVHHKCNSAKHRIISPKVDPRSGGYSSAHSEVQNNDVSEGKTEHSAHGGGKSSGGGTGGGSTREKRNGKVHKPVLLHQNSTEVSSTNQVEVPDTTQNSPVSISSGLNSDPDMADSPVVTGMSHVASVMSGLSQSVFMSEVPGDPVYSMSPTGGPNTHLMGADATSQGLVLSVTSDRHKFAFPSGGVGEPGTTTAGDSLSMLSTAGVSEELVLSSSLDSGTIKIPETNMNFDPDCFLNNPKQGQTYGGSAMKTEGNSSSTSSSSGGSASTNGSLQRSPTMPDNTYTFNSALIKNIKTEDTSFEQQLAKESGYQVGAVVNCGSGVSVSSGAGSGQGSLSLTATGSLLPSGGGLSPSTTLEQMDFSAIDAKQDYTSSTTTVSYGQAMSSPHMQHQNRSPSFFLQDASQTSQTQQGRPSMGQKTHLMEHNSHDSGAYMGLQVVKTDSPGSNGHLHHHHQTHQTHQTQHRTNCNGGSPTEGPGQAGSLQLLQYQGAFPGLGTEHEEVVGLEQPGNVNSGQTGATENGAENLLKAGDHIQGCGAGNGERGGTERYLQQASDGGDGGTGGAGEGVAIHNGNNASDSNNHPQQQQQLQPLLQGTGMVQGLYNAVGTHQGLGGAASNGGAGGTGMEISLDHFDISFGNQFSDLINDFISVDGSGTAMSAGGTLYAHQLVTSHNSDNQTTAGGPPQQGQEDGGARGSGYSPSELCLQPCCSPQSLSGGASAGGGTGETGSLSYMNVAEVVSAAVAQGALGMLQATGRLFMVTDYSPEWSYPEGGVKVLITGPWQEATSNYSCLFDQISVPASLIQPGVLRCYCPAHDTGLVTLQVAVSNQIISNSVVFEYKARALPSLPSSQHDWLSLDDNQFRMSILERLEQMERRMAEMASHQQTSGAGSGGAGGGTGGGGGGGGGGGGGGGGGGAGGGGNNNQSQCVSGQTQASSSFESRVVVVCEKMMSRACWAKSKHLIHSKTFRGMTLLHLAAGQGYATLIQTLIKWRTKHADSIDLELEVDPLNVDHFSCTPLMWACALGHLEAAVVLYKWDRRALAIPDSLGRLPLSIARSRGHTKLAECLEQLQREEQQPPAPLPPTTRMSFSPAPDAPTTDSWMVSWANTSVVAPSGKKGCPATTTTTPSTTSLNPDLRRPRSEPSNYYSSEGQRDLPLAKKHKPNPELFQTRPDKAMSVPLSLEQQQLHKLSSSTKSLSSEVLSSDKGLSTGGSTGTTRWTSRESFSSSSNLGRKALGVSGGSSLGKEKLANRLRQREQLGMLVMSESEMADSELLSYREDLENQDCLTQMDDLQVNMMTLAEHIIEATPERIKRENFTAADSVPLDTSGVSNTMNWLANYLGDVEQLPSIIHLRSLYNEPLTPSSNPSLSPGGSPLREGPLERSTLPSPADWSEFINASNSKVERDLAQLTLSDPEQRELYEAARLVQTAFRKYKGRPLREQQEVAAAVIQRCYKKYKQLTWIALKYALYKKMTQAAILIQSKFRSYHEQKKFQQSKRAAVLIQQYYRSYKEFGRLKPHHRGAAAALVQHKLRSSLLTKRQDQAARKIMRFLRRCRHSPLMDHRLFKRGERIEKGQGT from the exons AACCCTGATATTGTGCTCGTCCACTATTTGAATGTTCCAGCGATCGAGGATTGTGGGAAACCATGTGGACCTATTCTGTGTTCCATCAATACAGACAAGAAAGAGTGGGCCAAGTGGACCAAGGAGGAACTGATCGGCCAGCTCAAACCCATGT TTCATGGCATCAAGTGGACTTGCAGCAATGGGAACAGCAGCTCTGGCTTCTCAGTGGAGCAGCTAGTGCAACAGATTCTGGACAGCCACCAAACTAAGCCACCTCCCCGGACTCACAACTGCCTCTGCACGGGCACCCTGG GTGCAGGAAGCAGTGTGCACCACAAATGCAACAGTGCCAAACACCGCATTATCTCCCCAAAAGTGGACCCCCGCTCAGGGGGATACAGCAGTGCCCACTCAGAGGTACAGAACAACGATGTGTCTGAGGGGAAAACAGAGCACAGTGCCCATGGTGGAGGAAAAAGCTCTGGGGGAGGGACTGGAGGGGGTAGCACCAGGGAGAAACGCAATGGAAAAGTCCACAAGCCTGTCCTGCTACACCAGAACAGCACAGAGGTGTCATCTACAAACCAGGTTGAGGTCCCTGACACCACTCAGAACTCACCTGTCTCCATCAGCAGCGGCCTCAACAGCGATCCGGACATGGCTGATAGCCCTGTGGTGACAGGGATGAGTCATGTGGCCTCTGTCATGTCTGGCCTGTCTCAGAGTGTCTTTATGTCTGAGGTCCCTGGAGACCCTGTCTACAGCATGTCTCCTACTGGGGGTCCAAATACTCACCTCATGGGTGCAGATGCCACTTCACAGGGCCTGGTGCTGTCTGTGACCTCTGATCGTCACAAATTTGCTTTCCCCAGTGGAGGTGTAGGAGAACCTGGGACTACCACTGCAGGAGACAGTCTTTCCATGTTGTCTACAGCTGGGGTGTCTGAGGAACTGGTGCTCTCCAGCAGTCTGGACTCGGGAACCATCAAGATCCCAGAAACTAATATGAACTTTGATCCCGACTGCTTCCTGAACAACCCCAAACAAGGCCAGACCTATGGAGGCAGCGCAATGAAGACAGAGGGaaactcctcctccacctcgtCTTCCTCTGGTGGCAGTGCTAGCACCAATGGCAGTCTACAACGCTCCCCCACCATGCCAGATAATACCTACACTTTCAACTCAGCTCTCATAAAGAACATCAAAACAGAAGATACATCATTTGAGCAGCAGCTGGCCAAGGAGAGTGGCTACCAGGTGGGGGCAGTAGTGAACTGTGGGAGTGGTGTATCTGTGTCATCTGGTGCTGGTTCAGGTCAGGGCAGCCTCAGTCTGACAGCCACAGGCTCCCTGCTTCCATCTGGAGGTGGTTTGAGTCCCAGCACTACCTTGGAGCAAATGGATTTCAGTGCCATCGATGCCAAGCAAGACTATACGTCCAGCACTACCACAGTGAGCTATGGTCAAGCCATGTCCAGTCCTCACATGCAACATCAGAATCGTTCCCCCAGCTTCTTCCTCCAGGATGCATCTCAGACCAGCCAGACTCAGCAGGGGAGGCCCAGCATGGGCCAGAAAACACATTTGATGGAGCACAACTCCCATGACTCTGGAGCTTATATGGGGTTACAAGTTGTAAAAACAGACTCACCTGGCAGTAATGGCCACCttcatcaccaccatcagaccCATCAGACCCATCAGACCCAGCACAGAACCAACTGCAATGGAGGCTCACCCACAGAAGGGCCTGGCCAGGCTGGCTCTCTCCAGCTGCTACAATACCAGGGGGCCTTTCCTGGGCTGGGCACTGAGCACGAGGAGGTGGTTGGTCTAGAGCAACCTGGGAATGTGAATTCAGGTCAGACTGGAGCCACCGAGAATGGAGCTGAAAATCTGCTCAAAGCTGGTGATCACATCCAGGGATGTGGGGCAGGAaatggagagagaggaggaacaGAACGTTACCTGCAGCAGGCTTCAGATGGCGGCGATGGAGGGACAGGAGGTGCGGGTGAAGGGGTAGCAATTCATAATGGAAACAACGCCAGTGATAGCAACAACCACCCccaacagcaacagcagctgCAGCCTCTTCTCCAAGGCACGGGCATGGTGCAGGGACTCTACAATGCTGTAGGAACCCACCAGGGTCTGGGTGGAGCAGCCAGTAACGGAGGAGCTGGAGGGACAGGCATGGAGATAAGTCTGGATCACTTTGACATCTCTTTTGGAAACCAGTTTTCTGACCTGATTAATGACTTCATCTCTGTGGATGGTAGTGGAACAGCCATGTCAGCTGGAGGGACCTTATATGCTCACCAGCTTGTCACATCTCACAACTCAGATAACCAGACCACAGCTGGTGGGCCCCCACAGCAGGGCCAGGAAGATGGAGGAGCCAGGGGCTCTGGTTACAGCCCCTCAGAGCTCTGCCTCCAACCCTGCTGCAGCCCCCAGTCTTTAAGTGGAGGGGCCAGTGCAGGAGGAGGCACAGGAGAGACCGGCTCATTGTCCTACATGAATGTAGCAGAGGTGGTTTCTGCAGCTGTAGCCCAGGGTGCTCTGGGGATGCTTCAGGCTACAGGCCGTCTTTTCATGGTCACTGACTACTCGCCTGAGTGGTCCTACCCTGAG GGTGGAGTTAAGGTGCTGATCACTGGGCCATGGCAAGAGGCCACCTCAAATTACAGCTGTTTGTTTGACCAGATCTCAGTTCCAGCTTCTCTTATCCAGCCAGGGGTGCTGCGTTGTTACTGCCCAG CTCATGATACAGGTCTGGTGACGCTACAGGTGGCTGTCAGTAACCAGATCATCTCTAATTCAGTGGTGTTTGAGTATAAGGCCCGCGCACTTCCTTCACTGCCATCATCTCAGCACGACTGGCTTTCTTTGGATG ATAACCAGTTCAGAATGTCTATCCTGGAGCGCTTGGagcagatggagaggaggatggcagAGATGGCCAGCCACCAGCAAACGAGCGGTGCAGGGAGTGGTGGAGCTGGGGGAGGAAccgggggaggagggggagggggaggaggaggtggtggtggaggaggtggtggaggagctGGCGGTGGAGGCAACAATAACCAGTCACAG tgTGTATCTGGCCAAACGCAAGCCAGCAGCTCCTTTGAGAGCCGTGTTGTGGTGGTCTGCGAGAAGATGATGAGCAGAGCTTGCTGGGCCAAGTCCAAGCATTTAATCCACTCCAAGACCTTCAGAGGCATGACACTTCTTCATCTGGCTGCAGGCCAGGGCTACGCCACCCTCATCCAGACACTCATCAAGTGGCG TACAAAGCATGCTGATAGCATTGATTTGGAGTTAGAAGTGGACCCTCTCAATGTGGATCACTTCTCGTGCACACCTCTG ATGTGGGCCTGTGCGCTGGGTCACCTGGAGGCAGCGGTGGTACTGTACAAATGGGACAGACGTGCCCTAGCTATCCCAGATTCTCTGGGCCGCTTACCCCTGTCAATCGCCCGCTCACGTGGCCATACCAAATTGGCAGAGTGTCTGGAGCAGTTACAGAGGGAAGAGCAGCAACCGCCAGCCCCTCTACCACCTACAACTCGCATGTCTTTTTCCCCAGCCCCTGATGCCCCCACCACAGACAGCTGGATGGTCAGCTGGGCAAACACCAGTGTAGTAGCACCAAGTGGCAAGAAAGGATGTCCTGCTACCACAACAACCACACCCAGCACTACCAGCCTCAATCCAG actTGAGAAGACCAAGGTCAGAACCCTCCAACTACTACAGCAGCGAGGGCCAAAGAGACCTCCCACTAGCTAAAAAACATAAACCCAACCCAGAACTGTTTCAAACTCGGCCTGACAAGGCCATGTCTGTTCCTTTGAGCCTGGAGCAGCAACAGCTGCACAAGCTATCCTCGAGCACTAAGAGCCTGTCCTCAGAAGTCCTGAGCTCAGACAAAGGACTGTCTACTGGAGGCAGCACAGGGACAACAAGATGGACCTCCAGAGAGAGTTTCTCCAGCAGCAGCAACTTGGGAAGGAAGGCGCTGGGTGTCAGTGGAGGCAGCAGCTTGGGGAAGGAGAAACTGGCCAATCGGTTACGGCAGCGGGAACAGTTAGGGATGCTAGTGATGTCAGAAAGTGAAATGGCTGATTCAGAGCTGCTATCATATCGGGAGGATCTAGAGAACCAGGACTGCCTCACACAGATGGATGACCTGCAG GTAAATATGATGACTCTGGCTGAGCACATAATTGAAGCAACGCCAGAGAGAATCAAAAGGGAGAACTTCACCGCTGCAGACTCTGTGCCCTTAGACACATCAGGGGTCAGCAACACCATGAACTGGCTGGCCAACTACCTGGGAGACGTAGAACAGCTGCCAAGCATCATACATCTACG ATCTCTGTATAATGAACCCCTGACCCCATCATCTAACCCCAGTTTGAGCCCCGGAGGGTCTCCGTTGAGAGAGGGCCCCCTGGAAAGGTCAACACTTCCTTCCCCAGCTGACTGGAGTGAGTTCATCAATGCCTCCAACAGCAAAGTGGAGCGAGACCTGGCCCAGCTGACTCTGTCGGATCCAGAGCAGAGAGAGCTATATGAGGCGGCCCGCCTAGTCCAAACTGCCTTCCGCAAGTACAAG GGGCGGCCGCTCAGAGAGCAACAAGAGGTAGCTGCTGCTGTTATACAACGTTGTTACAAGAAGTACAAACAG CTAACATGGATAGCCTTGAAG TATGCACTTTATAAGAAGATGACGCAGGCCGCCATCCTTATCCAGAGTAAATTCCGCAGCTACCACGAACAGAAGAAGTTCCAGCAGAGCAAGAGGGCTGCCGTGCTCATTCAGCAATACTACCGCAGCTACAAGGAGTTTGGCAGGCTGAAGCCACACCACCGCggggctgctgctgctctggtgCAGCACAAACTAAG AAGTAGTCTGCTCACAAAGAGGCAGGATCAGGCTGCCAGGAAGATTATGAGGTTCCTACGACGTTGTCGCCACAG CCCCTTGATGGACCATAGACTGTTCAAGCGG ggTGAAAGAATTGAAAAGGGCCAGGGAACATGA
- the camta1a gene encoding calmodulin-binding transcription activator 1 isoform X6, producing MAAENKPEGLKKVRNPDRMYRSAVCYAGHGPPKNISDDTETNNEHGHLKIYLPKKLLECLPKCTSLPKERHRWNTNEEIAAYLITFEKHEEWLTTSPKTRPQNGSMILYNRKKVKYRKDGYCWKKRKDGKTTREDHMKLKVQGVECLYGCYVHSSIIPTFHRRCYWLLQNPDIVLVHYLNVPAIEDCGKPCGPILCSINTDKKEWAKWTKEELIGQLKPMFHGIKWTCSNGNSSSGFSVEQLVQQILDSHQTKPPPRTHNCLCTGTLGAGSSVHHKCNSAKHRIISPKVDPRSGGYSSAHSEVQNNDVSEGKTEHSAHGGGKSSGGGTGGGSTREKRNGKVHKPVLLHQNSTEVSSTNQVEVPDTTQNSPVSISSGLNSDPDMADSPVVTGMSHVASVMSGLSQSVFMSEVPGDPVYSMSPTGGPNTHLMGADATSQGLVLSVTSDRHKFAFPSGGVGEPGTTTAGDSLSMLSTAGVSEELVLSSSLDSGTIKIPETNMNFDPDCFLNNPKQGQTYGGSAMKTEGNSSSTSSSSGGSASTNGSLQRSPTMPDNTYTFNSALIKNIKTEDTSFEQQLAKESGYQVGAVVNCGSGVSVSSGAGSGQGSLSLTATGSLLPSGGGLSPSTTLEQMDFSAIDAKQDYTSSTTTVSYGQAMSSPHMQHQNRSPSFFLQDASQTSQTQQGRPSMGQKTHLMEHNSHDSGAYMGLQVVKTDSPGSNGHLHHHHQTHQTHQTQHRTNCNGGSPTEGPGQAGSLQLLQYQGAFPGLGTEHEEVVGLEQPGNVNSGQTGATENGAENLLKAGDHIQGCGAGNGERGGTERYLQQASDGGDGGTGGAGEGVAIHNGNNASDSNNHPQQQQQLQPLLQGTGMVQGLYNAVGTHQGLGGAASNGGAGGTGMEISLDHFDISFGNQFSDLINDFISVDGSGTAMSAGGTLYAHQLVTSHNSDNQTTAGGPPQQGQEDGGARGSGYSPSELCLQPCCSPQSLSGGASAGGGTGETGSLSYMNVAEVVSAAVAQGALGMLQATGRLFMVTDYSPEWSYPEGGVKVLITGPWQEATSNYSCLFDQISVPASLIQPGVLRCYCPAHDTGLVTLQVAVSNQIISNSVVFEYKARALPSLPSSQHDWLSLDDNQFRMSILERLEQMERRMAEMASHQQTSGAGSGGAGGGTGGGGGGGGGGGGGGGGGGAGGGGNNNQSQCVSGQTQASSSFESRVVVVCEKMMSRACWAKSKHLIHSKTFRGMTLLHLAAGQGYATLIQTLIKWRTKHADSIDLELEVDPLNVDHFSCTPLMWACALGHLEAAVVLYKWDRRALAIPDSLGRLPLSIARSRGHTKLAECLEQLQREEQQPPAPLPPTTRMSFSPAPDAPTTDSWMVSWANTSVVAPSGKKGCPATTTTTPSTTSLNPDLRRPRSEPSNYYSSEGQRDLPLAKKHKPNPELFQTRPDKAMSVPLSLEQQQLHKLSSSTKSLSSEVLSSDKGLSTGGSTGTTRWTSRESFSSSSNLGRKALGVSGGSSLGKEKLANRLRQREQLGMLVMSESEMADSELLSYREDLENQDCLTQMDDLQVNMMTLAEHIIEATPERIKRENFTAADSVPLDTSGVSNTMNWLANYLGDVEQLPSIIHLRSLYNEPLTPSSNPSLSPGGSPLREGPLERSTLPSPADWSEFINASNSKVERDLAQLTLSDPEQRELYEAARLVQTAFRKYKGRPLREQQEVAAAVIQRCYKKYKQYALYKKMTQAAILIQSKFRSYHEQKKFQQSKRAAVLIQQYYRSYKEFGRLKPHHRGAAAALVQHKLRSSLLTKRQDQAARKIMRFLRRCRHRVKELKRAREHETPQKSSLAM from the exons AACCCTGATATTGTGCTCGTCCACTATTTGAATGTTCCAGCGATCGAGGATTGTGGGAAACCATGTGGACCTATTCTGTGTTCCATCAATACAGACAAGAAAGAGTGGGCCAAGTGGACCAAGGAGGAACTGATCGGCCAGCTCAAACCCATGT TTCATGGCATCAAGTGGACTTGCAGCAATGGGAACAGCAGCTCTGGCTTCTCAGTGGAGCAGCTAGTGCAACAGATTCTGGACAGCCACCAAACTAAGCCACCTCCCCGGACTCACAACTGCCTCTGCACGGGCACCCTGG GTGCAGGAAGCAGTGTGCACCACAAATGCAACAGTGCCAAACACCGCATTATCTCCCCAAAAGTGGACCCCCGCTCAGGGGGATACAGCAGTGCCCACTCAGAGGTACAGAACAACGATGTGTCTGAGGGGAAAACAGAGCACAGTGCCCATGGTGGAGGAAAAAGCTCTGGGGGAGGGACTGGAGGGGGTAGCACCAGGGAGAAACGCAATGGAAAAGTCCACAAGCCTGTCCTGCTACACCAGAACAGCACAGAGGTGTCATCTACAAACCAGGTTGAGGTCCCTGACACCACTCAGAACTCACCTGTCTCCATCAGCAGCGGCCTCAACAGCGATCCGGACATGGCTGATAGCCCTGTGGTGACAGGGATGAGTCATGTGGCCTCTGTCATGTCTGGCCTGTCTCAGAGTGTCTTTATGTCTGAGGTCCCTGGAGACCCTGTCTACAGCATGTCTCCTACTGGGGGTCCAAATACTCACCTCATGGGTGCAGATGCCACTTCACAGGGCCTGGTGCTGTCTGTGACCTCTGATCGTCACAAATTTGCTTTCCCCAGTGGAGGTGTAGGAGAACCTGGGACTACCACTGCAGGAGACAGTCTTTCCATGTTGTCTACAGCTGGGGTGTCTGAGGAACTGGTGCTCTCCAGCAGTCTGGACTCGGGAACCATCAAGATCCCAGAAACTAATATGAACTTTGATCCCGACTGCTTCCTGAACAACCCCAAACAAGGCCAGACCTATGGAGGCAGCGCAATGAAGACAGAGGGaaactcctcctccacctcgtCTTCCTCTGGTGGCAGTGCTAGCACCAATGGCAGTCTACAACGCTCCCCCACCATGCCAGATAATACCTACACTTTCAACTCAGCTCTCATAAAGAACATCAAAACAGAAGATACATCATTTGAGCAGCAGCTGGCCAAGGAGAGTGGCTACCAGGTGGGGGCAGTAGTGAACTGTGGGAGTGGTGTATCTGTGTCATCTGGTGCTGGTTCAGGTCAGGGCAGCCTCAGTCTGACAGCCACAGGCTCCCTGCTTCCATCTGGAGGTGGTTTGAGTCCCAGCACTACCTTGGAGCAAATGGATTTCAGTGCCATCGATGCCAAGCAAGACTATACGTCCAGCACTACCACAGTGAGCTATGGTCAAGCCATGTCCAGTCCTCACATGCAACATCAGAATCGTTCCCCCAGCTTCTTCCTCCAGGATGCATCTCAGACCAGCCAGACTCAGCAGGGGAGGCCCAGCATGGGCCAGAAAACACATTTGATGGAGCACAACTCCCATGACTCTGGAGCTTATATGGGGTTACAAGTTGTAAAAACAGACTCACCTGGCAGTAATGGCCACCttcatcaccaccatcagaccCATCAGACCCATCAGACCCAGCACAGAACCAACTGCAATGGAGGCTCACCCACAGAAGGGCCTGGCCAGGCTGGCTCTCTCCAGCTGCTACAATACCAGGGGGCCTTTCCTGGGCTGGGCACTGAGCACGAGGAGGTGGTTGGTCTAGAGCAACCTGGGAATGTGAATTCAGGTCAGACTGGAGCCACCGAGAATGGAGCTGAAAATCTGCTCAAAGCTGGTGATCACATCCAGGGATGTGGGGCAGGAaatggagagagaggaggaacaGAACGTTACCTGCAGCAGGCTTCAGATGGCGGCGATGGAGGGACAGGAGGTGCGGGTGAAGGGGTAGCAATTCATAATGGAAACAACGCCAGTGATAGCAACAACCACCCccaacagcaacagcagctgCAGCCTCTTCTCCAAGGCACGGGCATGGTGCAGGGACTCTACAATGCTGTAGGAACCCACCAGGGTCTGGGTGGAGCAGCCAGTAACGGAGGAGCTGGAGGGACAGGCATGGAGATAAGTCTGGATCACTTTGACATCTCTTTTGGAAACCAGTTTTCTGACCTGATTAATGACTTCATCTCTGTGGATGGTAGTGGAACAGCCATGTCAGCTGGAGGGACCTTATATGCTCACCAGCTTGTCACATCTCACAACTCAGATAACCAGACCACAGCTGGTGGGCCCCCACAGCAGGGCCAGGAAGATGGAGGAGCCAGGGGCTCTGGTTACAGCCCCTCAGAGCTCTGCCTCCAACCCTGCTGCAGCCCCCAGTCTTTAAGTGGAGGGGCCAGTGCAGGAGGAGGCACAGGAGAGACCGGCTCATTGTCCTACATGAATGTAGCAGAGGTGGTTTCTGCAGCTGTAGCCCAGGGTGCTCTGGGGATGCTTCAGGCTACAGGCCGTCTTTTCATGGTCACTGACTACTCGCCTGAGTGGTCCTACCCTGAG GGTGGAGTTAAGGTGCTGATCACTGGGCCATGGCAAGAGGCCACCTCAAATTACAGCTGTTTGTTTGACCAGATCTCAGTTCCAGCTTCTCTTATCCAGCCAGGGGTGCTGCGTTGTTACTGCCCAG CTCATGATACAGGTCTGGTGACGCTACAGGTGGCTGTCAGTAACCAGATCATCTCTAATTCAGTGGTGTTTGAGTATAAGGCCCGCGCACTTCCTTCACTGCCATCATCTCAGCACGACTGGCTTTCTTTGGATG ATAACCAGTTCAGAATGTCTATCCTGGAGCGCTTGGagcagatggagaggaggatggcagAGATGGCCAGCCACCAGCAAACGAGCGGTGCAGGGAGTGGTGGAGCTGGGGGAGGAAccgggggaggagggggagggggaggaggaggtggtggtggaggaggtggtggaggagctGGCGGTGGAGGCAACAATAACCAGTCACAG tgTGTATCTGGCCAAACGCAAGCCAGCAGCTCCTTTGAGAGCCGTGTTGTGGTGGTCTGCGAGAAGATGATGAGCAGAGCTTGCTGGGCCAAGTCCAAGCATTTAATCCACTCCAAGACCTTCAGAGGCATGACACTTCTTCATCTGGCTGCAGGCCAGGGCTACGCCACCCTCATCCAGACACTCATCAAGTGGCG TACAAAGCATGCTGATAGCATTGATTTGGAGTTAGAAGTGGACCCTCTCAATGTGGATCACTTCTCGTGCACACCTCTG ATGTGGGCCTGTGCGCTGGGTCACCTGGAGGCAGCGGTGGTACTGTACAAATGGGACAGACGTGCCCTAGCTATCCCAGATTCTCTGGGCCGCTTACCCCTGTCAATCGCCCGCTCACGTGGCCATACCAAATTGGCAGAGTGTCTGGAGCAGTTACAGAGGGAAGAGCAGCAACCGCCAGCCCCTCTACCACCTACAACTCGCATGTCTTTTTCCCCAGCCCCTGATGCCCCCACCACAGACAGCTGGATGGTCAGCTGGGCAAACACCAGTGTAGTAGCACCAAGTGGCAAGAAAGGATGTCCTGCTACCACAACAACCACACCCAGCACTACCAGCCTCAATCCAG actTGAGAAGACCAAGGTCAGAACCCTCCAACTACTACAGCAGCGAGGGCCAAAGAGACCTCCCACTAGCTAAAAAACATAAACCCAACCCAGAACTGTTTCAAACTCGGCCTGACAAGGCCATGTCTGTTCCTTTGAGCCTGGAGCAGCAACAGCTGCACAAGCTATCCTCGAGCACTAAGAGCCTGTCCTCAGAAGTCCTGAGCTCAGACAAAGGACTGTCTACTGGAGGCAGCACAGGGACAACAAGATGGACCTCCAGAGAGAGTTTCTCCAGCAGCAGCAACTTGGGAAGGAAGGCGCTGGGTGTCAGTGGAGGCAGCAGCTTGGGGAAGGAGAAACTGGCCAATCGGTTACGGCAGCGGGAACAGTTAGGGATGCTAGTGATGTCAGAAAGTGAAATGGCTGATTCAGAGCTGCTATCATATCGGGAGGATCTAGAGAACCAGGACTGCCTCACACAGATGGATGACCTGCAG GTAAATATGATGACTCTGGCTGAGCACATAATTGAAGCAACGCCAGAGAGAATCAAAAGGGAGAACTTCACCGCTGCAGACTCTGTGCCCTTAGACACATCAGGGGTCAGCAACACCATGAACTGGCTGGCCAACTACCTGGGAGACGTAGAACAGCTGCCAAGCATCATACATCTACG ATCTCTGTATAATGAACCCCTGACCCCATCATCTAACCCCAGTTTGAGCCCCGGAGGGTCTCCGTTGAGAGAGGGCCCCCTGGAAAGGTCAACACTTCCTTCCCCAGCTGACTGGAGTGAGTTCATCAATGCCTCCAACAGCAAAGTGGAGCGAGACCTGGCCCAGCTGACTCTGTCGGATCCAGAGCAGAGAGAGCTATATGAGGCGGCCCGCCTAGTCCAAACTGCCTTCCGCAAGTACAAG GGGCGGCCGCTCAGAGAGCAACAAGAGGTAGCTGCTGCTGTTATACAACGTTGTTACAAGAAGTACAAACAG TATGCACTTTATAAGAAGATGACGCAGGCCGCCATCCTTATCCAGAGTAAATTCCGCAGCTACCACGAACAGAAGAAGTTCCAGCAGAGCAAGAGGGCTGCCGTGCTCATTCAGCAATACTACCGCAGCTACAAGGAGTTTGGCAGGCTGAAGCCACACCACCGCggggctgctgctgctctggtgCAGCACAAACTAAG AAGTAGTCTGCTCACAAAGAGGCAGGATCAGGCTGCCAGGAAGATTATGAGGTTCCTACGACGTTGTCGCCACAG ggTGAAAGAATTGAAAAGGGCCAGGGAACATGAGACCCCTCAGAAGAGCTCCCTTGCGATGTGA